The following proteins come from a genomic window of Sorghum bicolor cultivar BTx623 chromosome 3, Sorghum_bicolor_NCBIv3, whole genome shotgun sequence:
- the LOC8072077 gene encoding probable WRKY transcription factor 65 — MSSAEDGYCSSDSPRAESPDEPLLPAAVADADAESPRAAGSGMNKRERDLSDLPASPSSPLPPAKRSRRSVEKRVVSVPLAECGDRPRGATGEGPPPSDSWAWRKYGQKPIKGSPYPRGYYRCSSSKGCPARKQVERSRADPTVLLVTYTFDHNHEAPQPKSSSCHQQGKPSTRPPAPKPEPVVEQDELGPEHELAETEVPEQQEPVEEEQEQKVVPGLAGPEAEAEAEPTATVAPAAAEEDESFDFGWFDQYPTWHRSALYAPLLPPEEWERELQGEDALFAGLGELPECAVVFGRRRELSLATTAPCS; from the exons ATGTCGTCGGCCGAGGACGGCTACTGCAGCTCGGATTCGCCGCGGGCGGAATCCCCCGACGAGCCGCTGCTGCCTGCGGCGGTGGCGGACGCGGACGCGGAGTCCCCTCGCGCCGCCGGGTCCGGGATGAACAAGCGCGAGCGCGACCTCAGCGACCTCCCcgcctcgccgtcgtcgccgcTGCCGCCAGCTAAGCGCAG CCGGAGATCGGTGGAGAAGCGGGTCGTGTCGGTGCCGCTGGCCGAGTGCGGGGACCGGCCCAGAGGGGCCACCGGGGAGGGGCCGCCGCCGTCGGACTCGTGGGCGTGGCGCAAGTATGGGCAGAAGCCCATCAAGGGCTCCCCCTACCCACG tGGGTACTACCGTTGCAGCAGCTCCAAGGGGTGCCCGGCGAGGAAGCAGGTGGAGCGCAGCCGCGCGGACCCCACCGTGCTGCTCGTCACCTACACCTTCGACCACAACCACGAGGCGCCGCAGCCGAAGAGCAGCAGCTGCCACCAGCAAGGCAAGCCGTCCACGCGGCCGCCGGCGCCGAAGCCTGAGCCCGTGGTCGAGCAGGATGAGCTTGGTCCGGAGCATGAGCTGGCAGAAACAGAAGTGCCAGAGCAGCAGGAGCCGGTGGAAGAGGAGCAGGAGCAGAAGGTCGTCCCAGGTCTGGCCGGGCCGGAAGCGGAAGCGGAAGCGGAACCAACCGCAACGGTGGCGCCGGCGGCAGCCGAGGAGGACGAAAGCTTCGACTTTGGGTGGTTCGACCAGTACCCGACGTGGCACCGTTCGGCGCTGTACGCGCCGCTGCTGCCGCCGGAGGAGTGGGAGCGGGAGCTGCAGGGGGAAGACGCCCTGTTCGCGGGGCTCGGCGAGCTGCCCGAGTGCGCCGTCGTGTTCGGGCGACGCCGCGAGCTCAGCCTGGCCACCACCGCGCCGTGCTCCTGA
- the LOC8075579 gene encoding cellulose synthase A catalytic subunit 4 [UDP-forming]: protein MESAAAQACAACGDDARAACRACSYALCRACLDEDAAEGRTTCARCGGDYAAIDSAHGNEGTEAEEVENNHAAGGLRERVTMGSHLTDRQDEVSHARTMSSLSGIGSELNDESGKPIWKNRVESWKEKKNEKKASAKKAAVKAQAPPVEEQIMDEKDLTDAYEPLSRVIPISKNKLTPYRAVIIMRLIVLGLFFHYRITNPVNSAFGLWMTSVICEIWFGFSWILDQFPKWYPINRETYVDRLTARYGDSEESGLAPVDFFVSTVDPLKEPPLITANTVLSILAVDYPVEKISCYVSDDGSAMLTFESLAETAEFARKWVPFCKKYTIEPRAPEFYFSQKIDYLKDKIHPSFVKERRAMKRDYEEYKVRINALVAKAQKTPEEGWIMQDGTPWPGNNPRDHPGMIQVFLGETGARDFDGNELPRLVYVSREKRPGYQHHKKAGAMNALVRVSAVLTNAPYILNLDCDHYVNNSKAVREAMCFMMDPTVGRDVCYVQFPQRFDGIDRSDRYANRNVVFFDVNMKGLDGIQGPVYVGTGCCFYRQALYGYGPPSLPALPKSSLCSWCCCCCPKKKVERSEREINRDSRREDLESAIFNLREIDNYDEYERSMLISQMSFEKSFGQSSVFIESTLMENGGVPESVNPATLIKEAIHVISCGYEEKTEWGKEIGWIYGSVTEDILTGFKMHCRGWRSIYCMPVRPAFKGSAPINLSDRLHQVLRWALGSVEIFLSRHCPLWYGYGGGRLKWLQRLSYINTIVYPFTSLPLVAYCCLPAICLLTGKFIIPTLSNAATIWFLGLFMSIILTSVLELRWSGIGIEDWWRNEQFWVIGGVSAHLFAVFQGILKMIAGLDTNFTVTAKATDDAEFGELYVFKWTTVLIPPTSILVLNMVGVVAGFSAALNSGYESWGPLFGKVFFAMWVIMHLYPFLKGLMGRQNRTPTIVVLWSVLLASVFSLLWVKIDPFVGGTETVNSNNCNTVIC from the exons ATGGAGTCGGCGGCGGCCCAGGCCTGCGCCGCGTGCGGGGACGACGCGCGCGCCGCCTGCCGCGCGTGCAGCTACGCGCTCTGTAGGGCGTGCCTCGACGAGGACGCCGCCGAGGGCCGCACCACATGCGCGCGCTGCGGCGGGGACTACGCCGCGATCGACTCAG CACACGGCAACGAGGGAACCGAGGCAGAGGAGGTGGAGAACAACCACGCCGCTGGTGGCCTGCGTGAGAGGGTCACCATGGGCAGCCACCTCACTGATCGCCAG GATGAAGTAAGCCATGCCAGGACCATGAGCAGCTTGTCGGGAATTGGTAGTG AATTGAATGATGAATCTGGCAAGCCCATCTGGAAGAACAGGGTGGAGAGTTGGAAGGAAaagaagaatgagaagaaaGCTTCGGCCAAAAAGGCTGCAGTAAAAGCACAGGCTCCACCTGTCGAAGAACAGATCATGGATGAAAAGGA CTTGACAGATGCATATGAGCCACTCTCTCGGGTCATCCCAATATCAAAGAACAAGCTCACACCTTACAGAGCAGTCATCATTATGCGGTTAATAGTTCTCGGTCTCTTCTTTCACTACCGTATCACCAATCCTGTTAACAGTGCCTTTGGTCTCTGGATGACCTCAGTAATATGTGAGATCTGGTTTGGTTTCTCCTGGATCTTGGATCAATTCCCCAAGTGGTATCCTATCAATCGAGAGACTTACGTTGATAGGCTGACTGCAAG ATACGGAGATAGTGAAGAGTCTGGATTAGCACCTGTAGATTTCTTTGTCAGTACAGTGGATCCATTAAAAGAGCCTCCACTAATCACTGCAAACACTGTGCTGTCTATTCTTGCTGTGGACTATCCTGTCGAGAAGATCTCATGCTACGTATCTGATGATGGTTCTGCTATGCTCACATTTGAATCGCTTGCAGAGACTGCAGAATTTGCTAGAAAATGGGTGCCATTTTGCAAGAAGTACACCATTGAGCCACGAGCTCCTGAGTTCTACTTCTCGCAGAAAATTGACTACTTGAAGGACAAGATACACCCGTCTTTTGTCAAGGAGCGTAGGGCTATGAAG AGGGACTATGAAGAGTACAAGGTGAGGATAAATGCTTTGGTAGCCAAGGCTCAGAAGACACCTGAGGAAGGCTGGATCATGCAAGACGGTACACCATGGCCTGGGAACAATCCTCGTGACCACCCTGGCATGATCCAG GTTTTCCTTGGTGAGACTGGTGCACGGGACTTCGATGGAAATGAACTTCCTCGGTTAGTGTATGTGTCAAGAGAGAAAAGACCTGGTTACCAACACCACAAGAAGGCAGGGGCTATGAATGCTCTG GTCCGAGTGTCCGCTGTTCTGACAAATGCTCCTTACATTCTTAATCTTGACTGTGATCACTATGTTAACAACAGCAAAGCCGTCCGTGAAGCAATGTGTTTCATGATGGACCCTACTGTTGGCAGAGATGTCTGCTATGTACAATTCCCCCAGAGGTTCGATGGCATTGATCGCAGTGATCGATATGCCAATAGGAACGTTGTGTTCTTTGAT GTTAATATGAAAGGACTTGATGGCATCCAAGGCCCAGTTTATGTCGGAACTGGTTGTTGTTTCTATAGGCAGGCACTTTATGGTTATGGACCTCCATCTCTGCCCGCACTTCCGAAGTCTTCACTTTGTTCGtggtgttgctgctgctgtcccAAGAAAAAGGTTGAAAGAAGTGAGAGGGAAATCAACAGAGACTCTCGGCGAGAAGACCTTGAGTCTGCCATTTTTAACCTTCGCGAAATTGACA ACTATGATGAGTATGAGAGGTCCATGCTGATATCTCAGATGAGCTTCGAGAAATCTTTTGGGCAGTCCTCAGTCTTTATTGAGTCTACTCTTATGGAGAATGGGGGCGTCCCTGAATCTGTAAACCCAGCTACCCTAATTAAAGAAGCCATTCATGTCATTAGCTGCGGATATGAAGAGAAAACTGAATGGGGAAAAGAG ATTGGCTGGATCTATGGTTCAGTTACAGAGGATATTCTGACTGGGTTTAAGATGCACTGCCGTGGCTGGAGATCCATCTACTGCATGCCGGTGAGACCTGCATTCAAGGGATCAGCCCCTATCAATCTTTCCGATCGTCTTCACCAGGTTCTCCGGTGGGCTCTTGGTTCTGTCGAGATCTTCCTCAGTCGGCACTGCCCTCTGTGGTACGGTTACGGTGGCGGTCGTCTGAAATGGCTCCAGAGGCTGTCCTACATCAACACCATCGTGTACCCGTTCACTTCTCTTCCTCTCGTTGCCTACTGTTGCCTGCCTGCCATTTGCCTGCTCACAGGAAAGTTCATTATTCCTACG CTGTCCAACGCTGCGACCATATGGTTTCTTGGCCTCTTCATGTCCATCATCTTGACGAGCGTGTTGGAGCTGCGGTGGAGTGGCATCGGGATTGAGGACTGGTGGCGCAACGAGCAGTTCTGGGTCATCGGAGGCGTGTCCGCCCACCTGTTCGCCGTGTTCCAGGGTATTCTCAAGATGATTGCCGGGCTGGACACCAACTTCACGGTCACCGCAAAGGCCACGGACGACGCCGAGTTCGGGGAGCTGTACGTGTTCAAGTGGACGACGGTGCTGATCCCGCCCACCAGCATCCTGGTGCTCAACATGGTGGGCGTGGTGGCTGGCTTCTCGGCCGCGCTCAACAGCGGCTACGAGTCCTGGGGCCCTCTCTTTGGCAAGGTGTTCTTCGCCATGTGGGTGATCATGCACCTGTACCCGTTCCTCAAGGGTCTCATGGGCCGACAGAACCGCACGCCCACCATCGTGGTGCTCTGGTCCGTCCTCCTCGCCTCCGTCTTCTCCCTCCTCTGGGTCAAGATCGACCCATTCGTCGGAGGAACCGAGACCGTCAACTCCAACAACTGCAACACAGTCATCTGCTGA